In Carya illinoinensis cultivar Pawnee chromosome 9, C.illinoinensisPawnee_v1, whole genome shotgun sequence, the following are encoded in one genomic region:
- the LOC122276464 gene encoding metallothionein-like protein type 2 translates to MSCCGGNCGCGSSCSCGSGCGGCKMYPDMGYTETTTTETLIVGVAPQKTHFEGSEMAVGAENGCKCGSNCTCDPCNCK, encoded by the exons ATGTCTTGCTGCGGAGGAAACTGTGGCTGTGGTTCTAGCTGCAGCTGCGGCAGCGGCTGTGGAGG ATGCAAGATGTACCCTGACATGGGCTACACAGAGACAACAACCACTGAGACTCTTATCGTTGGTGTTGCTCCCCAGAAGAC ACACTTTGAGGGATCTGAGATGGCCGTTGGAGCTGAGAATGGCTGCAAGTGCGGATCCAACTGCACCTGTGATCCTTGCAATTGTAAATGA